GAATGGATTTTGGTCAGAGAATcatgggatgggtttgggaatgggaatggattTTGGTCAGTGAATCATGGGAtaggttgggttggaagggactttttTTAGGTCTTCTCATCCAACCATCATGCAAGGAGACACCTCCCaggagaccaggttgctccatgccccatccaacctgaccttggatATTTCTAGGGATAGAGAAACCACCACCCCTGGACAACAGAtgccagtgtttcaccaccctcaTTCCTCATCCAGAAAGGATGGACCACCTAGATGCCACAAAGGCTGATGGCACGGGGTAGGACCCCCGGTGTATCCTGGAGACTCTCCCATCTCACCTTTCCTGAAAGGTGTGAACTGGAATTCGGGCAGGTACCGCCGGAGCTTGGCATTGCTGGCCGTCTTCTTGAACTGCCCGTCGGACTTGGTGGTGTCAAACTGGGATGGGAAGGGTTAAGGAGGAAAAACATGTCTTGCTTTTGCTCCCTTGGTGGGAAGGATCCTCTGGATCATGGAGTCTCCCAGGGGAGCTGGTGGGAAGAGGGGCTTAGCCTTTTGTGAAGGATACAACGAGCTCTCCCCTGAATTCCATGGCCTCCGCGATGGCCTCTGCCGCTTCCCGGATGGAGACTTCATCTTCTTCTCCCACtgtggagaagggaaggatcaTGGCTGCTCCCTCATGGagaggggacacctgggggacagccagggctTACCTGACAAAATGATTGGTTCCACCTCATCATATTCCCTCAGCACCCAAATGAAAAGTCGGGCCAGGTCCTGTGGAAGAGCAGACAACTCTTGGAGAGGTCACTGATGTCCCCCAACCCTCCCATCCCAAGGGGACACAACTCTGGGAATGTCCCAGGACAAGCCAGGGGGGTTCAGACCCCTCTAGGGTCCTGCCAGTGGgtcctccagccccattccctgcttCCCAAGCCACACCTACCAGGGAATAGATGAACTGTCTCCTGGGCTTGCCTGTTCCCCAGACGGTCAGAGCAGAGCCGGACtctgcaggaggaaggagccATGACCACCAGAGCCACCTCCAACCACCCCGCAGAGCaggtgggaaagaaaaaaaccctcatttCTCCCCAGAAAAAATCCCTGGAAGTCCTGCCACCCTCACGTTTGGCCAGGTAGACCTTGTGGATGAGCCCTGGCAGCACGTGGCCGTCCTCGATGTTGAAGTTGTCGTGCGGCCCGAAGACGTTGGTGGGAATGACGGCGGTGAAGCGTCGGCCGTGCTGCTCGGAATAACCCCTGGATGAGAGCGGGGAAGGGATGGTGGGTGGGCTCTCAAGCCCCTTCCTCCagcacccaaaaaaccccagccagcagcaccttCACCTGCTGAGCCCTAGGTATCTCCCAAATTTCCACCCGGaattcccactggattccccttGCCTCGAAATCCCATGGCTGCTCCCATGTCCCCAAACTCACCTGTTTTGGACATCAATCATCCTCTTGGCGTAGGAGTAGCCAAAGTTGGAGCTGTGAGGCGGCCCGTTGTGGATCTGGGAATATCAGAGCGGACAAATTAAGCAGGGGAGGGactttccctggattttgtgTGGGAATGGGGACTCTCACCATGGTCTCGTCGATGGGATAGGTGGTCTTGTCTGGGAAGATGCAGGTGGAGAGGCAGGAGACCACCTTCTGCACCCCCGACTCATGGGCAGAGTGCAGGACGTTGTCGTTGATGTGGATGTTTGTCCTCTGGGAAAAGGGACATTCATCAGGATCATGGGgtcagggacccccaaattcctTCACCAACACCTCACAATAACTCCAGAAGCCACTGGAGCTCTGGTttggcactgggagcagagcaaGCCACATCCCTGTGTGCCTACATCCCAATTTAGGGAgtgcagcacccccagggatcCCGGCAGTGCCAATTCCGTGGGTGCTCACCCAGAAATCCAGGTTGGAGCGGATGTTTTTGAAGAGGCCTCCGACCATGGCGGCCAGGTGGATGACGTGGGTGGGCTTGTGCCTCTCAAACAGGGCTTTGGTCTCGGAGCTGCTCCTGgaatgggaaattttgggattcaTTGGGGTCGGCAGAGAAAATTGAGGTGTTtcggaggaaaaacccaatCCTAGGAGAGGAAATGTTGAGGTGTGGTGGGGGCAGATTGAGGAGTTTCTAAGGAAAAACCCAATCTTGggatgggaaaatttgggattgggtGAGGTCAACAGAGCAGACTGGGCTCTTTTTGAGGGAAAATCAAACCCTGGAacggaaaaatttgggattaaGTGGGGTCAACAAAGCACATTGGACGATTCCAAGGAAAACCCCAGTCCTGggatgggaaaatttggggtttagTGAGGCCAACAGAGCAGACTGGGGTCCTTTGGAGGAATAACAAAATCCTAGGGtgggaaatttttggggtttgtcaGGGCCAACAGATCAGATTTGGTTGTTTCCAAGGAAAAATCAAACACTGGAATGGGAAGATTTGGGAT
This genomic window from Zonotrichia albicollis isolate bZonAlb1 chromosome 1, bZonAlb1.hap1, whole genome shotgun sequence contains:
- the GFUS gene encoding GDP-L-fucose synthase, whose product is MTEVTKRILVTGGTGLVGRAIEKVVADGEGQPDEEWIFVSSRDADLTSSSETKALFERHKPTHVIHLAAMVGGLFKNIRSNLDFWRTNIHINDNVLHSAHESGVQKVVSCLSTCIFPDKTTYPIDETMIHNGPPHSSNFGYSYAKRMIDVQNRGYSEQHGRRFTAVIPTNVFGPHDNFNIEDGHVLPGLIHKVYLAKQSGSALTVWGTGKPRRQFIYSLDLARLFIWVLREYDEVEPIILSVGEEDEVSIREAAEAIAEAMEFRGELVFDTTKSDGQFKKTASNAKLRRYLPEFQFTPFRKAVKETCAWFNANYANARK